The sequence below is a genomic window from Syntrophorhabdus sp..
GAAGAGCACCGTGTTGTACGACCCGAGGTCGATCCTGTCCGCTGACCAGAGCGCGTACAGTATGGTTGCTATCTGGCATGCCGTGGTCACCTTGCCGAAGATCGTCGGCCTCGGCTTGACGTTGCTGGCGTAGCGGTACAGGACCAGGTAACCGGCAGCGATGACAACGTCCCTTCCGAGGACAAGGACCGTGAGCCAGCCCGGGATGATATCGACGACATAGAGCATGATGAAGGCGGCAACGAGCATGGTCTTGTCGGCAATGGGGTCGAGGTAAGCGCCGAGCTCGGTCTTCGATCCCGTCACCCGCGCAATGAAGCCGTCAAGAAGGTCCGATATGCCCTGGATGAGAAAAAGATAGAGGGCAAGGCGCATACGTCCCTGGTAGACGGCATAGATGAAATAGAATGTGACAAAGAAACGGAATATGGAAAGGATATTGGGAAGGTTCATGGACCGCGTGGCGTCACCCTTCGTCATCTTGATAGTAACCGTTCCTGAACGTGGCACATTTATCGATAAAACTCAGCTTCACGGTGTCGGTGGGTCCGTTCCGCTGTTTTCCGATGATCACCTCGGCGACGCCCTTGTTGTCATCCCTGTCCTTATTATACACTTCATCGCGGTAAATGAAGAGGATGACGTCGGCATCCTGCTCGATGGCCCCCGATTCCCGAAGGTCCGCAAGACGCGGCCGCTTGTTCTCCTTCTCGCGGGTCTCGGGCGCCCTGTTGAGCTGTGAAATGGCGATGACGGGGATATTGATCTCCTTTGCCAGCGCCTTGAGGAACCGTGATATCTCGGATATCTCCTGTTCCCTGCGGTCCCCCCCGCCCGAGCGCCCCCGCATGAGCTGGAGATAATCGACGACGATAAGACCCACGTCGTGCTCTTTCTTGAGGCGGCGCGCCCGCGCCCTCAGTTCGAGGACGGACAGCGCCGGCGAGTCGTCGATGAACATGTGGGCCTCGCTGAGCTTCCCCGCGGCCCTGACCAGTTTCGGCCACTCTTCCCGCGAGAAGGTGCCCGTGCGGAGCTTCGAATGCTCTATCTCGGACTCGGAACTCAAGAGCCTCGTGACGAGCTGCTCCTTGGACATCTCCAGCGAGAAGATGCCCACGGGGATGGGGTTCTCTTTCAGCATGGAGACATGTTGGGCGATGTTCATGGAAAAGGAGGTCTTCCCCATGCTGGGCCTTCCGGCGACAATGATGAGGTCCGAGGGCTGCAGGCCGCTCGTCAGCCTGTCGAGGTCGATGAAACCCGTGGGGACCCCCGTGACCGTCTGCTTTTTCTCATAGAGACGCTCGATGGTCTTTATGTTCTCCATCACAAAATCTTTGACGGGCAGGTAGGTGGGCTTGAGCTTGTTCTCCGAGACCTGGAAGATGAGCTTCTCGGCCTCGTCTATATACGTGTCGATGTCGGTCTCGGTGTTGAAACCTTTCTCGATGATCTCCGTGGCCACATTGATAATGGTCCGGACAAGGGACTTCTCCTTTACGATCCTGGCATAGTAAGCGACATTGGCCGCCGACGGCATGAGGTCCACAAGGGTGTTGAGATAGGTCACGCCGCCTATGGCCTCGACAAGGTTCCTGTCCTTCGCGAGACTGCTTACCGTGATGATATCGATGGCATCGTTCTTCTCGTAGAGATGGACCATGAGGTCGAAGATCTTCCCATGGGCATCGCGATAGAAATCGGAGGGACCGACGACGTCGACCACCTTGTTCATGGATTCCGGGTCGATGAGAAGCCCGCCGAGCAATGACTGCTCGACCTCGATGTTCTGGGGGGGAACCCGCACTGCGGCAGGGCCCGCCACATCCCTGGCATTCTTTAGGACCCGGGCCATTTAAGCCTCTTCTTTTTCCACCTCGATCTTGACCTCGGCGTTGACATCCGGCTGCAGGTGGATCACAACCGTGTGCGAACCGGTCGACTTGATCGGCTCCTCAAGGCGGATCAGCTTCCTGTCCACCTCCACACCCGAGAAGGCCTGGACGGCCTCGACAATGTCCTTGTGGGTAACGGAGCCGAAGAGCCTGCCGTCCTCGCCGGCCTTCTTCTTGATCGTCAGGGTCGTTTCCTCCAGCTTCGCTTTCAACTCCGAGGCGGTCTCAAGATCCCGCGCCTTTTTGTTCGAAACGCTGCGCACAATGTTCTCGAAGCGGGCCACGTTTCCTAGAGTCGCTTGCACGGCCAGTCCCCTGGGAACGAGAAAGTTCCTCCCGTACCCGTCCCTGACGGTCACCGCATCGCCCTTTTTCCCTGTACCCTGGACATCTTCAATGAGTATGAGCTTCATCGGTTGCCTCCGTTATTTCAGTAATGTCGTAAAG
It includes:
- a CDS encoding CDP-alcohol phosphatidyltransferase family protein, translating into MTKGDATRSMNLPNILSIFRFFVTFYFIYAVYQGRMRLALYLFLIQGISDLLDGFIARVTGSKTELGAYLDPIADKTMLVAAFIMLYVVDIIPGWLTVLVLGRDVVIAAGYLVLYRYASNVKPRPTIFGKVTTACQIATILYALWSADRIDLGSYNTVLF
- the dnaB gene encoding replicative DNA helicase; its protein translation is MARVLKNARDVAGPAAVRVPPQNIEVEQSLLGGLLIDPESMNKVVDVVGPSDFYRDAHGKIFDLMVHLYEKNDAIDIITVSSLAKDRNLVEAIGGVTYLNTLVDLMPSAANVAYYARIVKEKSLVRTIINVATEIIEKGFNTETDIDTYIDEAEKLIFQVSENKLKPTYLPVKDFVMENIKTIERLYEKKQTVTGVPTGFIDLDRLTSGLQPSDLIIVAGRPSMGKTSFSMNIAQHVSMLKENPIPVGIFSLEMSKEQLVTRLLSSESEIEHSKLRTGTFSREEWPKLVRAAGKLSEAHMFIDDSPALSVLELRARARRLKKEHDVGLIVVDYLQLMRGRSGGGDRREQEISEISRFLKALAKEINIPVIAISQLNRAPETREKENKRPRLADLRESGAIEQDADVILFIYRDEVYNKDRDDNKGVAEVIIGKQRNGPTDTVKLSFIDKCATFRNGYYQDDEG
- a CDS encoding 50S ribosomal protein L9 encodes the protein MKLILIEDVQGTGKKGDAVTVRDGYGRNFLVPRGLAVQATLGNVARFENIVRSVSNKKARDLETASELKAKLEETTLTIKKKAGEDGRLFGSVTHKDIVEAVQAFSGVEVDRKLIRLEEPIKSTGSHTVVIHLQPDVNAEVKIEVEKEEA